The Thiosulfativibrio zosterae genome has a window encoding:
- a CDS encoding ABC transporter permease — MFNRILTLVHARNLEFFRDKASLGWSVAMPFFLVFALALAFYGDNKPLFKVAVYQPASEMNGQLSPIFNLQHVQFYATDNLQQAIDKVARHQSDLLLNLNPSTPLAEQGYWVNVDSPNGYVMEELLKGIDANLKRHDTENQPIRYIDWVIPGVIGMNIMFGALFGVGFVIVRYRRSGYLKRLNATPLKPVEFILAQLVSRLFIVVFLAVAIFMVSKWILGFAMNGSYWDLLLVTILGSLSMIALSLVMTARVSSEELAGGLLNLVSWPMMLLSGVWFSLEGSHPVLQYLAQLFPLTHMLDAVRAITIDGQGLAELTQPLMVLSLMSVVFIAIGAYLFKWSDD; from the coding sequence ATGTTTAATCGAATTCTCACCCTGGTCCATGCACGCAATTTAGAGTTTTTTAGAGACAAAGCCTCGCTCGGTTGGAGTGTGGCCATGCCGTTCTTTTTGGTGTTTGCCTTAGCCTTGGCGTTTTATGGCGACAACAAGCCTTTGTTTAAAGTGGCGGTTTATCAGCCGGCATCAGAGATGAATGGACAATTGAGCCCCATTTTTAATTTGCAACATGTGCAGTTTTACGCCACCGACAATTTGCAACAAGCAATTGACAAGGTGGCACGCCATCAAAGTGATTTATTGCTCAATTTAAACCCCAGCACGCCTTTGGCAGAGCAGGGATATTGGGTGAATGTGGATTCGCCCAATGGTTATGTGATGGAGGAATTGCTGAAGGGCATTGATGCCAACTTAAAACGCCATGACACTGAAAACCAGCCAATACGCTACATTGACTGGGTGATTCCAGGGGTTATTGGTATGAATATTATGTTTGGTGCGTTATTTGGCGTGGGGTTTGTCATCGTGCGCTATAGACGCAGCGGGTATCTAAAACGCCTGAATGCCACGCCGCTCAAACCCGTTGAATTTATTTTGGCGCAATTAGTTTCACGCTTATTCATTGTGGTGTTTTTGGCGGTAGCTATTTTTATGGTGAGTAAATGGATTTTAGGCTTTGCCATGAATGGCAGTTATTGGGATTTGTTGCTGGTCACCATTTTGGGCAGTTTGTCTATGATTGCGCTGAGTTTAGTCATGACCGCAAGGGTCAGTTCTGAGGAATTGGCGGGCGGCTTATTAAACTTGGTGAGCTGGCCGATGATGTTGCTCTCGGGGGTGTGGTTTTCTTTGGAAGGCAGTCATCCCGTGCTGCAATATCTGGCACAACTCTTTCCGCTGACCCACATGCTCGATGCAGTACGCGCCATCACCATCGACGGCCAAGGGCTTGCCGAGCTGACACAACCCTTGATGGTCTTAAGCCTGATGTCTGTTGTGTTTATTGCCATCGGCGCTTATCTGTTTAAATGGTCGGATGATTAA
- a CDS encoding ABC transporter ATP-binding protein produces MTAIIEVKALRKAYPKLTAVDGVDFAIAEGICFGLLGPNGAGKSTTIEMIEGLKKASSGEILFRGQPMNSDFKKVAGIQFQSTALQDYLSVADNLTLFRSFYDRHTDLQELILDCDLSDFLQQDASKLSGGQRQRLLLALALVHDPEVIFLDEPTTGLDPQARRQFWSLIQKIKARNKTIILTTHYMEEAYLLCDEIAIMAKGKLIAQGTPDALLAQHFGDNILELPTEVLGDFTPPETHFKNSDKTEIFTRTMNQTLQSLMSAGIDLTHLKIRSRTLDDLFLELTAKDSTGLKSAKGAANV; encoded by the coding sequence TTGACAGCCATTATTGAAGTAAAAGCTTTGCGCAAAGCCTACCCAAAACTGACCGCGGTGGATGGCGTGGATTTTGCCATTGCTGAGGGAATTTGTTTTGGTTTATTGGGGCCTAATGGGGCGGGCAAATCGACCACGATTGAAATGATTGAAGGTTTAAAAAAAGCCAGTTCGGGTGAGATTTTATTTCGAGGTCAGCCAATGAACTCAGACTTTAAAAAGGTCGCGGGGATCCAGTTTCAAAGTACCGCTTTGCAAGATTATTTGAGTGTGGCAGATAACCTAACCCTATTTCGCAGTTTTTATGACCGCCACACTGATTTACAAGAACTCATTTTGGATTGTGATTTAAGCGATTTTTTACAACAAGATGCTTCCAAATTATCTGGAGGGCAACGCCAACGCTTATTGCTGGCCTTGGCATTGGTGCATGACCCAGAGGTGATTTTTTTAGACGAACCCACCACCGGACTCGATCCCCAAGCCAGACGCCAGTTTTGGAGTTTGATTCAAAAAATTAAAGCGCGCAATAAAACTATTATTCTCACCACGCATTACATGGAAGAAGCCTATTTGCTGTGTGATGAAATTGCCATTATGGCCAAAGGCAAGTTGATTGCCCAAGGCACGCCAGATGCTTTGTTGGCACAACATTTTGGCGACAATATTTTAGAGTTGCCCACCGAGGTGTTGGGTGATTTTACACCGCCAGAAACCCATTTTAAAAACAGCGACAAGACCGAGATTTTTACCCGAACCATGAATCAAACCTTGCAAAGTTTAATGAGTGCGGGCATTGATTTAACCCATCTCAAAATCCGCTCGCGCACCTTGGATGATTTATTTTTAGAATTGACCGCCAAGGATTCAACCGGCTTAAAGTCAGCCAAGGGAGCGGCCAATGTTTAA
- a CDS encoding L-lactate MFS transporter: protein MNKNRWLMALAAVGVHICIGSVYAWSVYVNPIKESMNWTLTDVTIAFSIAIFFLGLSAALMGKFVEKNGPKVAAIIAAVLFGLGTAGSGLAILMESKLLLYFFYGVLGGCGLGIGYISPVSTLVKWFPDKRGLATGLAIMGFGFASAIWGPTIKVLISEVGVASTFIILGATYFVIMFASAMYLEKPEEGYLPEGFKKKVEAGHKTLKTDLAMMGVHEAVKTPRFYGLWIMLFINVTCGIAIIGVASPLLQEVLGVSALVAAAAVGLMGIFNGAGRIFWASLSDYLTRPIVYIIFFATQAVAFYALPSITEILLFQVILYFIMSCYGGGFASIPAYIGDIFGTKELGAIHGYILTAWAAAGLVGPLIISIVKDSTGSYAETLYVFSGFFVVALLVSIAMLINIKTIEKKQALAE, encoded by the coding sequence ATGAATAAAAATAGATGGCTGATGGCGTTAGCGGCCGTTGGGGTTCACATTTGCATAGGCTCGGTTTATGCCTGGAGTGTGTATGTGAATCCGATTAAGGAAAGCATGAACTGGACGCTAACGGATGTCACGATTGCATTCAGTATTGCCATTTTCTTCTTAGGTTTGTCTGCGGCTTTAATGGGCAAGTTTGTTGAAAAGAATGGCCCTAAGGTGGCCGCGATTATTGCGGCAGTGTTATTTGGTTTAGGAACGGCAGGTTCTGGCTTGGCGATTCTGATGGAATCTAAGTTGTTGCTTTATTTCTTCTACGGTGTGTTGGGCGGCTGTGGTTTAGGGATAGGTTATATTTCGCCCGTTTCAACGCTTGTGAAGTGGTTCCCAGATAAACGCGGCTTGGCCACGGGCTTAGCCATTATGGGATTTGGGTTTGCTTCAGCCATTTGGGGTCCCACCATTAAAGTGTTGATTTCTGAAGTGGGTGTTGCTTCAACCTTTATTATTTTGGGTGCGACTTATTTTGTGATTATGTTTGCCTCGGCGATGTATCTTGAAAAACCGGAAGAAGGTTATTTACCAGAAGGCTTTAAGAAAAAAGTCGAAGCGGGCCACAAAACGCTTAAAACCGATCTTGCCATGATGGGCGTTCATGAAGCGGTGAAAACCCCAAGATTTTATGGTTTGTGGATTATGTTGTTTATCAATGTGACCTGCGGGATTGCGATTATCGGCGTGGCTTCGCCTTTATTACAAGAAGTGCTTGGGGTCTCGGCTTTGGTGGCAGCCGCAGCCGTCGGTTTGATGGGGATTTTTAATGGCGCGGGGCGAATTTTTTGGGCATCGTTATCCGATTATTTAACGCGTCCGATTGTTTATATTATTTTCTTTGCCACGCAAGCCGTCGCTTTTTATGCACTACCGTCTATCACTGAAATATTGTTGTTCCAAGTGATTTTATATTTCATTATGTCTTGTTACGGGGGCGGATTTGCGTCGATTCCGGCTTATATTGGCGATATTTTTGGTACCAAAGAATTGGGTGCGATTCATGGCTATATCTTAACGGCTTGGGCAGCTGCTGGTTTGGTCGGGCCGCTGATTATCTCCATCGTTAAAGATTCAACCGGTTCTTATGCCGAAACGCTGTATGTGTTTTCAGGGTTCTTTGTGGTGGCGTTATTGGTCTCGATTGCTATGTTGATCAATATTAAAACCATCGAGAAAAAGCAAGCGCTGGCTGAATAA